Genomic segment of Rattus norvegicus strain BN/NHsdMcwi chromosome 7, GRCr8, whole genome shotgun sequence:
AGGCCTGGGTGCCTGTCATCCCATAGAAGACAAAATTGAACCCCACAGACACAGCTGCTCCTTCAGTGACTCCAGGGGAGTCCTCTGAAccttctctgtatgtgtctgaggGGGAAAGAGGTGGGGAAAGGACTCTGTCTGAGGGACGACAGTAGTAGGGACAGGCCTCCTTAATCTCCCCTCCACACACGTCTTCCCCACCTCTGCTACTTTAGGAATCCTCATGCTGTGTGACCCTCTGAGACCCATGAACCTCTCTGAGCaaaaacaggagagaaacccaaGGAATCCCTGCCAGGAATTCTGTTGAGCACACAGCGGCCTGAGAAGGAAGCCAAGGCACGGGCAAAGGGACAGGGAGGCCTCACTCATCTTCAAGGCTGAGCTGAGAGTCCCCTTGTCCCAGGAACTGCTTCTAGAGACTCAGGATTTACACATTCAATTCCTGGATGTCCCCAGTGTCAGTGTCGGAGTCTTTTAGGAGGCTATTTCATGTGGCAGGCTCCCAGAGCCAGGCTGGAGGCCAGTCTTCAGGACATGaagggctgaggctgaggccctGGGCCGCACTTTGGGCGTGTTTGTTGTGACGGTTGTCACAGGTCTGATACCTGCTTACTGTCTTGTTTttccctttgctttttttttttttgtttttgtttgtttgtttgttttttggagacatGGTCTCGATATTCAGCCCAgtttgcccaggctggcttcaaactcacagagacactCCTGCCGCTTCCTCTGCACTGCACCAAAGGTGTGGGCCACCTCAATGACCGGAGGATGTGTTAGTCAGAGTCTCGCTCTGTAACCCAGAGTAGCCCACAATTCACTATgcccttgcctcagcctccccagttcCGGGACTATGGCTGTGTACTGCCACGTCTGATTTTTCACAATggggttccttttttttttttttttttgttaagatttagttattatatataagtacactgtggctgtctttcttcagacactccagaagagggcaccagatctcattacagatggttgtgagccgccatgtggttgctgggatttgaactccagactctggaagagcagccagtgctcttaaccactgagccacctctccagctcattgcattcttttctatttattttctacaTGTGTGTAGCACCttcggaggccagaagaaggcataagATCCCCTGGTGGTTGTGagcgggtgctgggaacagaatcaGGTCCTTTGTGAGAGCAGCCCATGCTGTCACCGGGGAGCCGGCTCTCCAACACCCATCttggttttttgttctgttttgttttgagacggggTGAGGATGGGGCAGGAAGATGGTGAAGCTCCGAGTGAGGCACTTATACCGGTGCAGACCTGGGGGCTCCGTGGAAGTCAGGCCTGAGGTGGGACCCATTGCTGACGTGGGCATCTTTGCATCCTGGCCTCATCAGCTGCACCATCTTCAGCAGTTCCCTCTGCCGCCCGGCTCAGAGAGCTCCGGGCTTTACAGATCTAGATCTCggagagaaagaagctgagaggtTGACAGGGAGCCCTCCTGAAGTTGCAGTCAGCCAGAGTGGCTGTGAGGGCCACTTGGGAGACACTTGGCTGAGGAAAGACCAGCACCGCCGGGACCCGGCCACTGGGTCAGGGGGCTATCCTGGGCTCATGTGGTCTGACATATTTTACTGTCCCTTCTCCAACAGGGTCGGTCTGGGGTTCTAGCAGCCGGCCCTGTCCTCCCAGCCGGCTTCAGAGAAGATGCCAGAACAGAGCAATGACTACCGTGTGGTCGTATTTGGCGCAGGCGGCGTGGGCAAGAGCTCCCTGGTGCTCCGCTTTGTGAAGGGGACGTTTCGTGACACTTACATCCCCACCATAGAGGACACGTACCGGCAGGTGATCAGCTGTGACAAGAGCGTGTGCACACTGCAGATCACGGACACCACCGGCAGCCACCAGTTCCCGGCCATGCAGCGGCTGTCCATCTCCAAGGGCCACGCCTTCATCCTGGTGTTCTCGGTGACCAGCAAGCAGTCGCTGGACGAGCTGAGCCCCATCTACAAGCTGATCGTGCAGATCAAGGGCAGCGTGGAGGACATCCCCATCATGCTGGTGGGGAACAAGTGTGACGAGACGCAGCGGGAGGTGCACACCCGCGAGGCGCAGGCCGTGGCACAGGAGTGGAAGTGCGCCTTCATGGAGACCTCGGCCAAGATGAACTACAACGTGAAGGAGCTGTTCCAGGAGCTGCTGACGCTCGAGACGCGCCGCAGCGTCAGCCTCAGCGTGGACGGCAAACGCTCCAACAAGCAGAAGAGGGCCGACCGCATCAAGGGCAAGTGCGCGCTCATGTGAGCCGGCCAGAGCCGGCTTGGGCCTCCCGGGctcctgctcccctccctcctcccttccctcccctcttctcttagtactcctctcctccctccccctcctctctcttctctgtccctcccttctttgctcctgctcctccttccttAGTTCGTTTtgcccatccctcctccccctcccgccatctctcctccctcttcccatccCCACCAGCCTACAGTAGGGTCAGGCTCCATCCCCGCCCTTCACACCTCCATGGCTTCATCCTTTGCCGacctctccctctgtgtctctctctgctccccccccacccccgttctaTCTGTACCCCACAACCACACACTGGGGGGTTTGATCCCTGCAGATTTGAAAACAGGGACCCGGCTAAGGAACTGCTTGTCCCAGTCAGGACCAGAGAGGCCATATTGCCTCTCCATCTCTGGCCCtttcccccccctcccccggtGTTCCCAGCCATGTCCACATTCTATCACTGTGACCTCCGGGGAGTTCCCGTTGACCTCATCTTCCCTCACTAATATCTTATTTCTCTCACCCGATCCTGTCCTTTCCCCATGACCTCTGACCTGTGTCCTTCCCTGGGTCCAGAACacccctgtcctctcctgtctGCACACCAGGGTGGATGGGCCCTCGGGCGGGGCCTCAGGCCCCAGGCAATAAACACAGGGCCTGCAGCAATGCCCGCCCAGAGCACCGCCTCTGGAATGGCGGACACCCACAGCACAAGCCCAGGACTGCCCTTCAGGAGAGGTGCATGGGGACCCTGAGCCTGGAGTGTGGAGcggctgcctggacactgccttCTGCTGAGACAGAGACCTTGGCACAGTGGTGCCTCCATGGCCACCCCGACTGGGGGTTTGGGGCGTTGGTGATGGGGTGCCCAGGTGAGGGACTATCAGCCCCTCTGTGGGAGGTGATGGAACAGGGGCTGCTGCCCCAAGGCTCTGACAGAACCTGAGCCCCTCTGCTGGTCACGTGTACTCCAGAGCCTGTTCCCCACGTCCGCCCTGAGTTACGGAGCCCCCGTGGTATCTGCGAGACTGTCTGGGACCCCGAGCGGCTCCTGGGCCTGTGTCCCACCCACATGAGGGTGACTTagaagtgtgtgtttctgtgaccgtgtgtgtggatgggtgtgtgtctgtctggggATGGGGTGTTCTTGCACCACTTGGTGTTCTTAGTGAGACCACAGTGTATGTGGCTGTGGAGGGCACCTAGACATTGTGGTATGTCTGTGTGGCTCTGTGTTTTCAGGGGTGGGTGACACAGGCCTGTCCGACGGTCAACGGGTCCTGTTCCAGGCTGTGGTGAGCTGGCTCCTGGCTCAGAAGTGACAAGGACGTAGTACAGAGGCCTCAGTGCGAGGTCATCACTTCACAGCGGCTGCAGACCAGTCAGTGGCCTGGGCAGGCGAGCTGagtcctgatgtgtgtgtgtgacagagagaaagagagagagagagagagagagagagagagagagagacagagagagacagagagacagagagagacagagagagacagagagacagagagacagagagagacacacagagacagagagacagagagagacacacagagacagagagacagagagagagagagacagagagagagagagagatggactcaaagagacagagacagagaggcagaaagaaggcCGAAGCCAGATGACCAAGTGGGCCAGACCTCACtgtgctcctttctctgtgtcagGCACAGGGAGGTCACAGCCTGAAGCCTGAGCCTGAGCTTAGCTGAGCCCTGACCCCCAGCCAGTCCAGGGCCCCCATAGCTGCCACCTGCTCCCAAGCCTCGGGAGTGGCTCCTGGCTGGACAGGGGGTCACAGCCCTTTCTCAGGGACACACCCTGATAGCACAATCTCTGGGCCACCCCAGGCCTCTCCTGGCCAGCCTTGCCCATCCTGGGGAGAATCGGGCTGGGTGGCAGGGGAGGCTGGAGCCCACCCTGGCTGCTGGCCAACCTGCCCAGGCATCTCTGGTGCTGGGGACCCCGCCAGGCGCTTGCTGTGACCCACCCCTGCCCCCCGCATGTGGGAGCCCCGTCCCATGTGGGGTCTGTGTACGTTCTCTTGTAGACCTTGTCTTCCTGCAATAAACATGTGGATCCTGCCTCCCCTGTGCCTCGTGGCTTCTGTGGGGTTGTGAGTTGCCCGCTGCAGGTGAGGGCTGGAAATGGAGGAtgggcatgggggggggggaatggggTGGGATGCAGCGGATGTCACAGCCAAGGTCAGGAATAAGCTTCCTGGGCCATGAAAACAGTGTCTGGTCCTCCTCTGGGCCTTGCAAGGCTGCCTGGATTCTGTCTCAGTAGCTCAGCTTTTCACTTGATATCTCTCCATGTCTTCTGCCCAGTCCTTCCCTTCCCCAAGCTCCCCTCTGCCATTTGAAGGACAGATTGGGTAAGCATTTGCCCATTCACTGTGTGTAATGGCACCACTGTATACCTGGCTCTGACCTGGATACCAGGCACAGCCACAGCATGCACAGGCAGGGCGCCTGCCTTTCAGCCCCTCACCTTCAGTCACCACATACAACTGAGCATGGCTGCCCGCccctgcctctaatcccagcactggaggccAAATAGGGAGGCACATTGCCAGGAATCCAACAGAAACAACaagggctggaggggtggctcagtgattaaaaatgCTTGCAGCTCTTGTAAAGAACCAAAGTTCACTTCCTAGCTCCCTGTAACAAGCCAGGATTCCTTGTAACCCTAGCCAAGAAAGCTGAGGAAAAAGCATCACTCCACTTTTAGCCTAGGATAGAAAACATGAgatccaggttcagggagagaccctgactGGAAGATATAGGCATAGAGTCAAAGAGGAGGACACCAACACCCTCCACTGGCCTCTGCCATGGGCATATCCACCAGTGCCTAcgcagacacaaacaaacaacaacaacaaaaaccccaaaatataAGCCTCACAGAACCATAGAAATAAAGACCAgaatgagagaaaacaaaacaaaggaaaaaaaaaaaaccatacataCCAAGGGCTGGGGGTGTGGTCGTGGGTAGAGTCCCGCTTAAAATCTCccattgaggggttggggatttggctcagtggtagagcgcttgcctagcaaccgcaaggccctgggttcagtccccagctccgaaaaaaagaaaaaaaaatctcccattgAGGGGCTGGGACGTGCTCAGGGTGGGGCCCCAGCCTaaaatccccagtgaggggctgggggcgtgttCAGGGGTAGAGCCTCAGTCGAGAATCCTCCAGTGGGAGGCCGGAAAAGCAATGGTGTGTTTATCTTTCATATAATAATATGAAGTTTGGCCGTGCTCTCCTGCTGTGGATGAAGCCCTGGATGCCATTTCCAGTTCTGTATAATCTGCGTATGGTGtctcgtgtacacacacacacatacacacacacacacacacacacacacacacacacacacacacacaaacacacacacacacacacggtgcgcGCACAGACACGTGCATGTACGCACAACATCCGTACACATAAAGTGAATAACTGGACTAGTCTGGGGCAGCCTAACGAGCtcaggacagagaggaagggggTGTGTCCATGGCGGGCAGCTCCAGCGCTCCCCCTGATGGCCATTGGGCGCAGTGCGGCCTTCTGGATCGACTTAGAGTCAATCGCATGTCGTAAAAGCATAATTTTTGTGGATCTTATTTTGAATTACATTTGGGAAATTTTTGTATGCGTGTGCCCGCGCGCTCATGTACACACGCTCCAGTATGTGTGTGCTGATGAGAGGACGTAATGACGTAGTGGTTTGGTCTTCCCGGAGATGGAACTCGGGCTCTCAGACTTGGCGGCAGATACTTTTCCTATTGCAGTACCTCGCCTGCCCCTCTtaatgtttgtatttatttatttacttatgtaaatTTTATGTGCACTAGTGTTTTGCTTGTGTGCGTGTCtctgtgaaggtgtcagatcccctggaactggagacagttgtgaggcaccatgtgggtgctgagaattgaactcaggacctctggaagatcagctagtgctcttaaccattgagcgaACTGTCCAGCattagtttttgaaacagggtctcatgtagcttacAGGGGAttcaaactcaccatgtagcccaacctgacctcaaacttagagcaatccttctgcctcattctctcaagtgctggaacaTAGCCCAAGTCTGCATCTGAGTTATTTAAAGGATATGGAGTTCCAACATTACCAGGCGGACTACAAACCATGACTCCGGTTTCTACAGTAGTAGGGTCCAGACACAGCCTGGATGTAATGTGCCAGTCTGGAAAGGAAGAGAGCTGTAGGAAGGTACTGGGCTTTCTCTATACAACACGAAATGtagtgtttgtgcatgtatgtgtgtgtgtgtgtgtgtgcatgtgtgcatgtgcatgcgtgtgtctgtctgtgcatgtgttcgtggatgtgtgtggtgggggcactcatgtgtgtgtgcatgtgcgtgtatgtatgtgtgtacatgtatgtgtgtgcatgtatgcatgtgcatgtgtgtgtgtgtgtgtgacatgagCCCAGGGAGCCAAGCCAGCAGACTGCCTGTCATAGAATGTCTCTCCAGACCAGAATCTTGAGGTCACCCACTGAGGGGCTGCCCTGGTCTTTCCCTGGGACAACTGCTATCTGCAGGAATGTTCCAGATGTCTCTGAGGTCACCAAGAGAACTTGTGGAGAATGCAGACCCATGGACTAGGGCTCCCAGCATGATTCCCTGGTGCCCCTGCACCCACTGGAGGTTCAAAGTCATCctaagctacacagtgaattcaaagccagcctgggtataCTGTGACCCTGTCtgacaataaaagacaaaaaaagatgGCTGAAGGTATAACCCAAGCCCAGTACTGCAAGACCCAAAAAACCCAAGTAACAGAGAGAATAGAAAAAACTGGAGATAAACATCGgaatgcagaaaaaaaataaataaacaagcaaatgaaaaattaatagtTCCTTTCTATCCTGGGTCCCTACTTGGGGAAAACCACAAGTGAGCTTCCCGGTCGGTCCtggctttcctgggttttctttccttttttctttttttttttttttcggagctggggaccgaacccagggccttgcacttgctaggcaagcgctctacctctgagctaaatccccaaccccaaaggaaTCAATACAGACACGCTTGAGTTAGcatgttttttttggttctttttttcggagctggggaccgaacccagggtcttgcgctacctaggcaagcgctctaccactgagctaaatccccaaccccatctcctgGGTTTTCTAACTGGCCCCTGCTGTCTTGTTAGATGTGGGCTGAGATGGGGAGTTTAGTTGGTGTTTTCTTATTGCTAAAATGATGCACGGAGGATGAATATGGGATATAAATGTATgcaaatgtcataatgaaacccattatgcTGTACAATGAATACACGCcaataaaataaactgaaaagcCAAAACAGAACGCCTGACATAACACAGGCCTAAGATTAGGCAGTCTCCTCAGAGAGGCCCCTCCCACTGCGCCATTGCTTGCCAGTCTTTAGAAACATAACCCCGCCCTCCAGCTTGTGAATGGCCCGTGAAGGTGCCATTGCTGGTTTTGCCCTGCCCACTCGTGCCCAAAGCCCCGCCCTGCTCCCCCGCAAAGCTAAGCCTACCAGACTTTCGGCCCAAGGCTCCTCCTCTGGACCAACCTCCGCCATCTTGGCTTCTGATTGGTCCGAATGCTACAGAGGCTCCGCCCTCATCACGGGGAACCCCGCCCCATGGAAGAGCCCTCTTTAGGCCCCGCGGTGCGTTTGGCAGCGCGGCTACTGAGACACTGGCGGGAGGCAGGTGAGCTCGGGCGTGCTGAAGAGAGTCCGGGTCTGTAGGAGAGGAGTGGGCTGCCTCAGAGAGGGCGGGGGCAGTCTAGAGAAGTGGGGCGAAGTCAGACAAGAGTGGGGTGCAGTCAGAGAGAGTTGGGTCGCAGAGAGGAGTGGGGTGCAATCAGGGAGGAATGGGTTACAGTCAGTTATGGAGGAGTGGGGTGCAGTCAGCTAGAGAGGAGTGGGGTACAGACAGACAAGAGTTGGGTGCAGTCAGATAGGTATGGGGTGAGGTGACAGAAGTGGGGTGCAGTCAAGGGAGTGGGGTGCAGTCAGGAGAAGTGGGGTACAATTAGCGAGAAATGAGGTGTAGAGAGGAGTGGGGTGCGGTAGGGGAGGCATGAGGTGCAGTCAGAGAGGAGTGGAGTGAAGTCAGGGGGGAGTGGGGTACAGTCGAGTGGGATGCAGTGAGAGAGGAGTGGGGTACAGTCCAGGAGGGGTGGGGTGCAGTCCGGGAGGAGTGTGGCACTACTTGTCTGCTGTCTGTTTGCACATGGTACGAACACCTTGGAAACAAGAACATGGAGCAGGGGAGGTACCTGTGTGTCCCTCTCAGGGACTCAGGGTACATAGGTTTAAATCTTGGGGTGCACAATCTCATAGCTGACTGGTTGTTTCAGAATCTTCCTGTGGGAGTGTTAGGGGCAATAGTGTTAAGGTGTGTGGGTGGCTCTCCACTGTGGGGTTTGGGGTAAGGATGGGGGATGAGGTGGGAGAGAGGTTGACAGGGCTGGGGGATCTCTTGTTATACTGAAACTGTGACCAAGTGTCAGGGAACCAGGCACCAAGCTCACCGGTTTGCAGCTGCAGACAGGTCTAGTGCTCTCAGTGGCTTTGGGACTCTGCTTCTGTCTGTCACCTGCTGTTCTTCAGTtcccccaacccaccccaccccagtgagGGAAATGGCAGCTAGCCCTAGGTAGGTTCCCTGCAGTACTGGCCAGAGAAGGTGTGTGTTAAGCCCATCCTAGTGCAAGCTGTCATAGAAAGACTACAGGGAATCCCCCTCGACCCCCACCATACCGTCTTGGGGTGCCCTTCACCCTGGTGGCGGCAGGCATGGTCTCCCAGTCCTTAAGAAACTGAGTCCGAGAAATggaaagtttgaggctagcttaggctacattgtgagttccaggatagccacaaatgcatagtgagatgctgtctcaaaatcGCCACAGTCAGCCTGCAGTTTAGTGTAAGATTGTCTCTGAGCTTGGGTGACTCCGTTGTGCAGGGAACACTGGGTAACATCCAGGGACATGTGTAGCTGCTTTAAATCCGGGAGGTCCTGGTGCGCAGGGTATAGCCTAAGACTGCACAGCACCTCGAGGGGCCCAGAGCGTCCCACAGAGAATGAACAGGCCCAGAGCCCGTAGCCCAGAGACAAGGAAATCTGTGATCTATGCAGCCAGGTTGGCAGGGTGTGGACTGGGACAGAGCCCAGGGGTggagagcacctgcctagaatcccccagggaggcaCTGGGGCTGAAAGCCATGTTCATCCTCCTTCTTCAGGCTCgccactgctgggattacaaggcATTTGTTATGACACCTAGTTCTTCCAGGTGGCCTGtccagttttgtttttgaaacaagctCTCCTTGTAGCCTAGGCTacctctctctcctgttcctgtctctctcttgaGTGACAGGGTAGGTAGGGGTCACCACACTTGGCCCTGTGTAGATTGCCCACACTCCgatttctttcattttgcttgcctgcctgcctgcctgcctgccttccttccttccttccttccttccttccttccttccttccttccttctctccttccttccttccttccttctctccttccttccttccttccttctttccttccttccttccttccttctttccttccttccttccttccttttttgagacagggtctcactgtgtagcccagactggcctggaactcaatgagatccccctgcctctgcttcctgagtgttggacTTTAATGGAGTGGTCATCACACCCAGTTCTGTGTGACTTTGAAATTGTGAGTGATTGAGCGAAGTCTGCCCACACCCACAGCTTCTTTCGTGAAGGATCCTTGGGGTCCCCTGGTGAGTCCGTTGTGCCCAGTGGGGTGCCCATCTTTGTCCACACGGCACAGAACTGTCGTTTGCTCTGGCACACCAAGTAGTAACAGGAAAGAAAGCTGCCCCCGCAAGACGTTGTCACaggttttttctttgtgtctagAAATAGCGACTGGAATGATGCTCACTGGGTTGGGGACACGTCTCAGCATGCACCAGGCCCCCGGTGTTGTCCCCAGTACCTCATAAATATAACATAATcccagaagcaggtggatttctgtgactttgaggccagcttggactactttttttttttttggttctttttttcggagctggggaccgaacccagggccttgcgcttccaaggtaagcgctctaccactgagctaaatccccagcccccagcttgGACTACTTAGTgggttccaggccatcctgggctacacagtgagaccttagaactttctagaaagaaTGGCTGCCACAGCCACTAGCCACTGCAGCATCCGTTGTGGTTGACGTGGGCTGAAAGTCCAGacccttttgttttctctctggcTGCTGTGACTATATGACAGGGGCTTGGCAAGTCACCCCTTGCTGGCTTCTCTTCTGTGGAAGATTGTCCCACGCCTGAGTCCTTTATTGTCTCACCTTGGCAATTCCAGGTGCTTGTGGCAATGAGGCCTGGATGGAGGACTCATTTCTGTTGCCTCCTTCCCGCTCCCACACTGGGAGGTAAAAGCCACCATTTGTGACTGAGTAGGAGACACCTCAATCTGCTCCCTCGGGTCTCCCCCTCCCTGTGGTCTGGCCACTTTCTCCCTGGATCCTGGGAGGACCGGTCCTGTCTTAGTCTCCTCTGGTGGCTGGGGATGGGACATCGGAGAGCCTTTTAAAACACCTGCCAACTTCTTCCTGAGGACTCTGGAAAGTAGATAATCTGATCGCTTTTCCTGTTTTAAATTCGTGTCTgatttgcatattttaaaattcaacatTTTAAGCACAATAATTCAGGGTTTTCCTGGGCTCGTCTCCAGGTGCAGCCATGATCTGTACATGACAGGCTAATACCACGTTCTCACCCCAGGAAGATGTCTTCTACCGGCAACCCTGTGCCGCCCCAGCCCAGCACCCACAGACACGGTTCCAGGCTCCGCTTTCTCCTGGTTTGGACATTCCCATCATGGAGTCGCAGGCTGTGCGGCCTTCTGCCCTGGTCTCTACCTCACTGAGTTCCATGTCCTTGCGTTCCTCAGAGCCGAGCTCCAGCTCACTGTGGTGCTCTGCTGTGTGGACCAACCATGCTGTATTTCCACCATACATTCGTAGACACCTGGACTGCTACTGACTTGTTCTGAAGTGAGCTTGTCCTGGTCATAATAACTTACTATACTGGTCTGAggcctttctctcttttctttctgaggtGAAGGTGTGAATTTATCCATTTCCCTGTGCTGGTCCTTTTCATCCCAAAGCCCCGGAGCTCAGAGCCACAGCCTCTTGCTGGGTTTAGTCGATGGTGGCTAATACGCAGATCGGAGATCAGCTTCCTAGTCTCACTAGGACCTCGGCGGTCGGTCCGCCTGAGGACCCTGACCCTACTGCCTCCTccataccccacccccagccaagtggagcttcctgctcctgctgccctcTGCT
This window contains:
- the Diras1 gene encoding GTP-binding protein Di-Ras1, giving the protein MPEQSNDYRVVVFGAGGVGKSSLVLRFVKGTFRDTYIPTIEDTYRQVISCDKSVCTLQITDTTGSHQFPAMQRLSISKGHAFILVFSVTSKQSLDELSPIYKLIVQIKGSVEDIPIMLVGNKCDETQREVHTREAQAVAQEWKCAFMETSAKMNYNVKELFQELLTLETRRSVSLSVDGKRSNKQKRADRIKGKCALM